From Thamnophis elegans isolate rThaEle1 chromosome 12, rThaEle1.pri, whole genome shotgun sequence, one genomic window encodes:
- the LOC116515994 gene encoding free fatty acid receptor 2-like, whose product MENKAVVLTIYIVAFIIGLPCNLLACYSFMRKVRHRPVPIDILLLNLTISDLFLLIFLPFKMAEIAQRFTWPLPSFLCPLINFFFYSSIYISTLFLMGVSIERYLCIAYPVKHKLNRRPTYARIASLVFWFLACFHCGCIIFIVHYLPGNHWSHVDNVTCYYNFSDKQLAVVLPFRLELFFILFLLPFFVTIACYANVIRILNSMPNIKPQKRQRAMGLAVATLLNFTLAFAPYNISHIVGFVTKKSPSWRTETFCLTSLNTVLDPVIFFFSSSTIRRTLRECWIGICKKLRNHTSPCCPCCCRSSKDNTKKGEAGELSLGSIPSILAGSSTPTPFATLEPSMTLDE is encoded by the coding sequence ATGGAGAACAAAGCCGTGGTCCTCACTATCTACATCGTCGCCTTCATCATTGGTCTTCCTTGCAACCTTCTGGCCTGCTATTCCTTCATGAGAAAAGTGCGTCACAGGCCGGTCCCCATAGATATCCTGTTGCTCAATTTGACCATTTCTGACCTTTTCCTTCTGATCTTTTTGCCCTTCAAGATGGCAGAAATTGCTCAAAGGTTCACttggccccttccttccttcctttgcccaCTGATAAACTTCTTCTTCTACAGCAGCATTTATATCAGCACCCTGTTCCTCATGGGGGTCAGCATAGAGCGCTACCTGTGCATCGCCTACCCTGTTAAGCACAAGTTGAACCGCAGACCAACCTACGCAAGAATTGCCAGCCTcgtcttctggtttttggcttGTTTCCATTGTGGTTGCATTATCTTCATCGTTCACTACCTCCCTGGAAATCATTGGAGTCATGTAGATAACGTCACTTGCTACTATAACTTCTCCGATAAACAGCTTGCCGTCGTCCTCCCTTTCCGCCTGGAGCTCTTCTTTATCCTCTTCTTACTTCCTTTCTTCGTCACCATTGCCTGCTATGCCAACGTGATCCGCATCTTAAACAGCATGCCGAACATTAAGCCCCAGAAGAGGCAGAGAGCCATGGGCTTAGCTGTGGCTACCTTGCTCAATTTCACTCTGGCTTTTGCTCCTTACAATATCTCCCACATTGTGGGCTTCGTGACTAAAAAAAGCCCTTCCTGGAGAACAGAGACATTCTGCCTGACTTCCCTCAACACGGTGTTGGATcctgttattttcttcttctcttcctccaccatCCGGAGAACACTTAGAGAATGTTGGATTGGCATCTGCAAGAAACTCCGGAATCATACATCGCCCTGTTGTCCATGTTGCTGCAGGTCTTCTAAGGACAACACCAAAAAAGGTGAAGCTGGTGAGTTATCTCTTGGAAGCATCCCCAGTATACTGGCAGGATCTAGTACCCCCACGCCTTTTGCAACCCTGGAACCCTCTATGACATTAGACGAGTGA